The nucleotide window GGAAACCAGTCTGCACACAGCCGGTTTCATATATGGTATCACTGGTACCACCACGGCTTTGGGTTTCATGAGCTGGGTTTTTAACGTAGACTGGCCACTGAACATCGGTGGTAAGCCTCACTTCCCGTTACCTGCATTCATTCCTATCACTTTCGAGCTGACGGTATTATTCGCAGCCGTAGGGATGGTAATGACCTTCTGCTACCTGTGCCAGTTAATGCCAGGCGTAAAGAAACATATCTTCCACCCAAGACAAACTGACGACAAGTTTGTAATGGCGATCGAACTGACTGAAAAAACCAACGCAGAAGAAGTAAAACGCTTCCTGAAAGATGCCGGCGCTCATGATATCAATGAGCAGAGAGCAGAAGCTGGCTGGTGGTATGGCAGATTCGATAAAGATGATGCGGATATCCACGCTTATCCGGCTAACGCTTAATAACATTAACAGCTAAAAAATACAGTTGCAACATTAGGATCTGGCAAGCAAAAGAACTAATGAAAGCTAGAATAAATAATTTCTGATGAAAAGGACTTCCAACATATTGATTGTAGCCGCATTGGCAACTGGAGCTTTCCTGGCAGCCTGTAACAAAGGGGAGCACAACAGAAAGCCCGGCAGGATTTATATGCCCGACATGTATGAATCCCGTGCGTATGAATTTT belongs to Chitinophaga sp. HK235 and includes:
- a CDS encoding DUF3341 domain-containing protein; this encodes MAVKNFVVGLFDDEAVLFPAVKKVRNAGYKLHDVYTPFPVHGLDHAMGLRETSLHTAGFIYGITGTTTALGFMSWVFNVDWPLNIGGKPHFPLPAFIPITFELTVLFAAVGMVMTFCYLCQLMPGVKKHIFHPRQTDDKFVMAIELTEKTNAEEVKRFLKDAGAHDINEQRAEAGWWYGRFDKDDADIHAYPANA